From the genome of Anopheles funestus chromosome 2RL, idAnoFuneDA-416_04, whole genome shotgun sequence:
TTTGCCCACCTTTCCACCTTCTTTCAACCGTCGCGAGCCAAAACTGTTGCCTGTCCGCTGTTTAATCGGATGCGCATCGACGGTATCACTGTCCGAGTCGGAGTAAATACGATTTTCCCTGTCGCGCCGTTCGCGCGCTCGCTTCGCAGCACATGCGGCGGCAACCGTCGTGTCCACCTCCGACAGTGAACCCGATTCGAGACTATCGTCCGAATCGGACGCACTTGAATCTTCATCTTCGCTGCTGGAGGTAAACGATGATACGCTTGGCATTCGCTTCTCGGCCGAACGGGAAGGACCCGCTGTTTCACTGCTATCACCAGCAGTTGGCCTCGACCGATTGCCACTCTCAATGGATGGTGAAGATTCTCCCGCATCGACTCCTTTACCGGAAGACGACGAGGTACCGGTAGCGGTGGACGGTCCCGCTGTAGTACCACTTGAAGTTTCTTTCTCCGAATCCGATCCTTGTACCATATCGTCTTGATCGCTCTTGCGCGAATCTTCGTCCTGCGGTACAGGGCTCGGCTGTTTGCGTATACGCCGGAAGCTGGGCATTTTGGGGATGGTAGCGCGCAGCCCAAGCCCAACGAAACTGCCCCCACTGCTGTCTAGGTTGTCGTACGTTTGGCTCAGCAGATGATTAATGTCGGGCGGCTTCTCTATTTTCAACGCTACAGTTCCTGTTCCACCAAGCGCGCCGGTACTCGATAAGCTGGACGGTTCACCACCGTGCAGTGTCCGCTTGTTGTCGCCCTTGTTTTTCCGTTCCTCGTCATCCCACCATGCCTCATACTTTTTGAATGCGgtgttttcaatcatttttttgttgaaatctttctttaaaatttgctTCAGCTCTGCGACAATGCGATCGACCACGGAATCGATTGCTACCTCGTAGCGGTTTCGTTTAGTGCCGCGTGCTCGATCTTTCAGGTTCGTTGCACCTCCAGCATCGATAAAAGCATTATGTCCATCATCGGTCCCATGGGGACCAGGTTGTTTGCCCGACGAGTAGTACATCCCGGTGGACGATGGCATGCCGTACGTGTTAAATAGCGGTGCTCCAGGGAACCCGGTCGGATAGCCGGGATAATAGACGGAACCGGCAGATGATGGCTGTGCAGCATAGTTGTAGTAATTGTTGGTTGGAtacagaaaggaaaaactgCCCCCTTCGGTTGGTTCCGGTGGCGGGGGAACTGCTGGGGCAGGCTCACTGGGTAGTGGAGGTGCAGCTGGTTGGAGTACCCCAGTTTTTGAATCTTCCGACCCCGGTAATGGTGGTTTCTCCGTTGCTAGGCGCTTCATTTCCTCCTTTGGCGAAACGGCAAGACTTTCTTCATCATTTGCTAGGATCTCGTCGTCACTCGAGGAAATGTCACTCGCTCCTTCCTCTTTCAGGCATTCAATTTTTGGTTCCCGTTTTGGAAGTTTGAGCTCGTTCGATTCCTCCTCCGGTGGAAGCATGGGTGGAGGTGGTTTCGCAGGTTCAACCGGTGGTGGAGGACTTGGAGGGCGACGCGAAATCGGACCATCCTCCACATCCATCGGTTCTTGCTTCAACTGACTAGTGTCAACAATCGCTGTCGCTTCCGCAGTAACACTACCACCAATCTCGGGTTTTCGATCTTCTTCCTCGTCGTCACTGAGCTGCAAAAAGCTTCCACCAAACGTTTTCTCCTTGAACAGCAGTGCTATCCGAGTGTCGAGATCGAGTGTGCTGCCGCTGTCGTCGTCATTTGCGCCGGGAACTTTCGATGGTTTCGGTTcgggtggtgctggtggtgatgCCGATGGAAGCGGTGGCACTGACTTTGTTCCGGTGGCCGTGGGAACTGCATCGATGTCCCATAGTTCGCCATCGTCCATGATGGTCTTGCTAGcaatgctgctgctactgttttTGTTGACCGGAGGCGGAGGTGGCGCAGgtggcttggaagcactatcCCAATTCTCTTccggtggaggtggtggaggGGGTGGCGGTGGTTGCGGTGGAGCCCACTTTGAAGAAGTTGACGAAGTGCCGTAGCTGCTTTCGGACGGCGGGTAACCGTACATACCGTACTCCGAACTTCCCGGGTACGAGGAAGAATAATAATCATATCCGGACTCGTACCGACTACCAGTTGGATAGCCGTCTGCTTCACCGTACCACGAATCACGATAGCTTTTGCCTCTCTTTTTTGGATCCCACTCACGATCACGATATTCACGATCACGCGTACGATCCCGATCTCGATCACGAGTTCTGTCACGATCCCGGTGTCTATCACGTGTACGATCCCGATCACGATCCCTATCTCGATCCCGATCACGATCTCGTTCGCGATCTCGATCGCGGTCTCTGTCCCGGTCCCGATAACGCTCCCGATCCTTATCCCGTTCACGGTCCCGATCTCGTACACGATCACtcttgtgatgatgatggtgatgtttACGATCCTTCTCGTCGTAGTATTTCGCATCCCGGCTGCGACCATCTTCATCCCATTCGCCACCATATTGACTACGGCTGGTACTTTTCTCCTTGCTGTAGTAATTCGAATCCTGACTATTGCCCGCACTGCCAGAAAAATCGTCAGCATCCCATAGCTCCGTATCTTCCCCGATGCTCGAAACGCCCTTCTTTTCCCATGGCTCGGGTAAATGATCCGGTTCTGGCGGGGCTTTGCGATATGGTGGCCTCGAAGCTAGCGCCGTCTTTAGCCCAAGCGGATCACTCATCGAGGCTGATGGGTTTGGGAGGGAATGGTGGTTGGAACTGGCCGGAGGCAACGGTGGTAGAGGAGGCTGTGGCGGTGCTGGTTTCTTTTCGGACGTTTTTTCCTCGAGCAACCGTTTACACTGCTCACCGAATGGGTCTTTGAACACGTTCAGCACTTTGCCCATTACGGATGTACCATTTAGCTTTTCCACACACATGAGCGCCGAACGAACCTGCTCGAATACGATCCGCGCTAGACCGAGATGTTTGTTCGATACGGGATGATAATATATGTACAGCTCGGTAAATGTTCCGCATTTGGCCAGCATGTCCGATAGAAATGGCTTATCGATGTTGTCGTTCAGGTTTGTTATTGTGATTTCTACGGCTGGTGGTTCTCCGACGTAGTGCTGATCGATTTTAAACCTATCGTAGTATTGAAAAGCTTGGTATCATTATGAATTTCACAGAATGATTATTTCTTTGAACAAACCTCGGTACAGGAATATCCAGCGGCTCTACACGGGATCGAATACGGGCCAGAGGATTTCGTGGATCGCGTGGAATGACCGGCGGATGGGTCGGATCTCCCGGCACAACACCATCGTAACGATAAATTTTCTGAGTGCCCCTGTGCAGAAATGGATCGACCAGCAGCTTAAAGTTACGGGCTGCCTTTTGTTGAGCCAGCATGTTGCCTCCTGCTGCCGATGCTCCTGGCACTGGCGGAGTATTTGCCATGGTATTACTTTCTACCGTTCCATTCATCgctaaaaagaaataaaaattcgtTATAATGCTTCAGAAAGTTACACCTCTGAAggtaaaacaaattgtttatcGTTCTGCGAATGGAACGCGCGCATAACATTCAAGTAAACTATCTGCCTCCTAACCTCACAAAACTATCACCTAGCATAGAGCGAAATGTCAAAACGGGAACTGTTCTGCAAGACCAGACCAGTTCGCAGAAATCCTGTTGGCTTGACTCATTTTACCTCCCAGTTAGTTGCAATTTGTTATGCTGCTAAAGTTGCTTTCACTCGTACTGGATTATACCATCGATAGTCGCTGCAGTGCCGTAAATACGGATTCCCGTTTCAGCATCGTACAAACATGCTCCATATCAAAACAACCAGTTCCCAGAActgcaatgaaacaaaacaatggcgTTTACTGAATCCTTTTTTACTTGTTCTATGTTGCTACTTACTGAAGGCTACTCTGCTGATGGGAACGAAGGTTTTTTACACGAACATGAACTACAAAATCGACTTAAAGTTGGAAATATTTACAGAGTCGCTTCACGTACGTCAGGGATTCTTTTCAGCTAGCCATGCACACAGGTCGACCACCAAGATTTCCGTCAACAAATGTATGTGACATTTtgtaatatgtatattttgaaaaacttttgtagaaaaagaatgaaataaatgttaatgATTGAAGTAAAATAATTGCTGATAAGAATGATattcaacaataaaaataaataaatataaattctaaattcaaaacaatctgCTCGAATTTATTCTGCTTCTAAAAATACTGCTAGAAAACATGGCGTAAAACGtcaaacttcttcttcttgcatcGCGGTGTCGGTGTTCCTCTTCTTCAAAGTTGGTCCAAAAGTCAGAAAAGAGTTTGTCAAAAGTTATATCATCGTCTGGTTGCAACCTTCCTGTGCAATTTTTGGtaaatacaatattttaatCACAAAACTAAACGATTACCATAATGCTACTTGCTATGCACGTTTTAAATTCATCACGTGCTTATGTTTAGCATAACGTTCTTGAGTAAACATGTGTCCTTTTCATCACTTTCGTAGACTTCCTCGGTGATATCGTAGGCAATCGAAAGGCCGACACGATGGCTGCAAGGAAATGGTTTTCGTCCTTTTTCCCAACGGTAAAGGCCCAGGAGGAGGAAGATATTGTTGATCCGCAAACGGTGCTGCGGGTATGTGTCGCGAAGaggcaaaacacaacacacttcCTGTTGCAACATCTCACGACGGGAAGTCGTCCCCATTGTTCCCCCAAAACTTACGCCGTGTGATATTGTTCTTTTTAGGAAAAGTGCGCGCAGCAGGGACACACTAGCCAACTGTGGGAAAAATACCAGGCATGCAATGATCGTGTCGGTAGCCGTTCCCAAACGGCGGAGACATGCGTCGAAGAGCTGTTCGATTACCTGCACGAATTGGATCACTGCGTTTCAAAGACCCTGTTTTCGAAGCTGAAGTGAGGCGCTTACACTAATGAAGTAAAATTTTCTAGACGTGGTGTTAAGCACATTTTCGGGGGTGTCTGCCGTTCGTGTAGTGAATGGTACACACTTGAAATAGTGCGCTGATGCAAGGATACAAGCAACCGGAACATCCTAAGTGATTGCTTCGTTATCAACTGCTCTAATTTAGTTATGCATCGGGAAATCGCATGCATACAAACAATGCCTCGTCGAAATGTTAATATTCGAAAAGGgaatagtaaataaaattgagtTTTAAAAACTAATCACTTTTACCGTGTGCGAGCGGATTTATCGTATTCTTGACAAAAGTGAACAGCAAaggtaatagaaaaaaaactttcatctttctttcctttctttgctaACTTAAGTGAAAATGataatcattattattatctgGTATGTGTTGATATTGATGTCTGATAAATCTTCATTTTCGTGTGTTACATCGTGTAtataaataatctttttttgtgtataacaaaaagataattaccaaaataacaaatacaataatgaaaatcaaaaaatgcgCTCGATTCTGGATGATGACCTTTGCAAAAATACGCTGAATTGGAGAACGTTATCTGTGTCGTAGATCAGCCTAAGTTGCAGATCGAATTTACAATGATAACCGTAGCTTCTGGTGCAACCGGGACACACATGCGTCAACAGTAATTCGTATTCGAAATTTACTTCCATTTCAAACGCCACCACTTCCAATTTGTAGCACTTCAAAGCAAACCGAGCACACCCGAACCGGTTTATTGATGCCAAATTTGATGATTGGCACATCGTTGTTTGAACATCGGCTACAAAGATTCCGCCCGCAATGACGGCTGAAAGtatacaaaagaaagaaaaagttaccCTGTAACTGAACAAACTGCCCTGTTTTACTACTTTTTTACCAGTGATGTTTCCGCATGGTGATACTAAATTTGGTGCCACACTCCTGGCACAACTCAGACGAAGCCCAGGGCGATTCTTGTGGCAGTTCGTCCAGCAAACGATGCAACAGCTGATTGGTCGCtagcttaaaattaaatatcgtTAATCCTTCCTTGTTTTCGGCTCCTAAGCAGGCGCCATTCTTCACCAACATGCGACACAATTGTGCCTGACCTCGCATGTACGCCAACAGCAGAGGTGTATTGCCCTGCAGATCGGGACTGTTGATCGGATACTTTGGCATGCATTCGAAGAACAGCTCCAGTATAGCTGCGGCCGTATTATCCTTGCCACAGCGGCACAGCTCATGTAGCGGATTGCAACCCTTCATATTAACCGCTTCCGCGTTTAGTTCTGACTCGGTGAGTAGCTCACGCACGACCGCAATGTGACCTTCGCGTACTGCAATATGCAACGCATTATTACCGTCTCCATCGACGGCATCGAAATCGGCACCGTTTTGCAGTAGAGCCGATACGGCACCAACCGTACCTCGCTCGGCTGCCACATGTAGTGCCGTTTTCTGTGTAGCATCACGATCGTTTAACCGCGCACCGGCTAGGATTAGGTTTCGAATCAACATTTCCTTCTCGGATGCGGCCGCTAGATGAAGTGGCGGTGTCTGATTAACATCGTGCACGCGCGAATTTACATCTACCTGAATTGATAGAAGAAACAATACAGATTCAAGATCATCTCGCATGATCGCCAGATGGAGAAAATTGCGTCCCCGTTGATCGATCTGTTCCGCCGCGTTCGGCAACCGCTCGAGAATATTTTGAGCCGCTTTGTTATTACGAACTTGCAGTGCCGATGCAAATGGTGTGTTGCCGGTTTTATCGCGAATCTTCAGATCAATACCCGGATGGCACAACAGAATGCCGATTATCTCTTCGTGTTGGTTTTCGATCGCAATATGCAGCGGTGTCTTCAGATCACAATCAACCGCATTCACGTTGGCTCCGTGACCGATTAGCGTGTGCAGCACATTGCGAAGACCCCATTGGCAGCAGAGATGCAGTGGGGACGCTTTATCCTTTGCCTCATCACCGCCCTGTCCCTGCGGACCTGGTTGACGAGGCGAATCTAGATCGCATCCACTTTTGATCAGAAACATGGCCGCCTGTTCCTTGTTCTCGTCGATCGCTCGATGCAGCAGCGTTTGCAAACATCCGTCCGGTCCGGGACCCCAACAGTCCGTATCGACACCGTGCCGCACCAATACCGAGGCAATTTCGAACTGTTCCGATTCCAGTGCACTCCAGAGCGGACAGTCGCCCTTGTTATCCGGTGCGCTGAGTGATACTCCACGGGAGCAAAGTGCATCTACCACGTCCACCAAGCGACAGTGAATGGCGAGCTGTAAAGGTGATTCCTGATCCGCCGTGAGTGCGTTCATGTCTGCACCCTGGCTGAGCAGAAAAACGGCCGTCTTTGAATCTTCCTTTAAAATTGCTTGGTGAAGCAGCGTCATATCCTGACCGTTGCGTGCATTCACATCAGCTCCACCCTTGATCAACAATGGTACAAGTTCATTGTATCCAAGACTGAGCGCTAAACTCAATGGTGAGTCACCGAATGCATTTTTCAGGTTGAAATCTACCGTGGCCGGAGGGTTCGATTCTTTGTATTCGATAAACGCTTCCACCACATTGGTGTAGTTCTCTTCGACGGCATAATGCAGGGCCGTTTTCAGTTCCGTCACACCCGACTGTACGTTGGGCGGTGCACCCTTCTCTAGCAGGGCACGGGCAAGGTTTGCCAAACCTTGCGATGCAGCCACATGCAGTACAGTCAATCCGGACCGATTGATATGACTAAGGTTGCAGTGCTCGGTAAGAAAGACGGAAGCATCTTCTAGCTGTTGTTTCGCGAGAATGTGCAATAAACTGTCGCCCGTCTCTGGATGGATGACATTGGCACGAGCTCCACGCTCTAGCAGGCGCCGGGCCAAATCGTACGGTGGTCCATCAGTATGTGGTGGCATCAGTGCCAGTTGTAAGGcacatttttcatccttcgTTCGTACGTTCGTATCCACGTACGCAGCATCGGTTTCCGTCAACAGCTCGTCAATCATTTCCACGTGCTGGGACATTATAGCGACATGGAGTGGTGTgctaaaatgaaagaaagggaaattgtaaccgcaaaaaaacaaaaaagctttaatATTCCATCGTAAATAGATCTCTTACTAGCCCTTGCTGTTTTGCATGTTAGGATCGGCCTGTTGCTTCAACAGCTGCCGTCCAATGCTGAGCATTTCACGATGCGTTTCCGTGTCTGTGCTTCGTTCCGAGTATGTGCAAACCAGATGTAACGCCGTATCGGACGTGTCCCGCGTGACCAGATCGACGTTGCAGCCTTTTTCTAACATAAACTGGGCCGTAAAACTGTCCCCACGTTTAATCGCATCGATCAGCAGTGTATTTCCCTAAACGAACACATTAGAATACGTTGCATTTGCATTACATTCGACGGGGGATCGTAGAGGCACTTTTCTTACCTCCGTTGTATATGCGTTAATATCAGCTCCACCTGTTTCGAGCAGTGTCTGTGCGATTGCTGTACTGCGACCCATTAGTGCCAACCCTAGCGGTAGTTGACCCTGTGGCGATAGGCTGTTCACGATTTCCTGAAGCTGTAAGAAATTTCAAGAATAACACAAAGTggtattagtttttttaaacacttttatcAAATTTGAATAAAGAGTCGAGTCTAATATACATTTTAtacataattataattatcatATTGATGAAGTTCACAATAAGCTAGtggaattataatttataatttgtatCCGCGgggccttttttttaaattcacatCACCTATTTGTTTAGCTATTtagatatttaaaacaaacaaaaaatagtcaGCTCATTTTACAAGCGACtgtattaacatttttatgctATGACACACATTTTCGTTCATGGTAtgtttccgaaaaaaaatggtattcGTTTAGTGTATATTTTCTAATTCCAACCAATGTTAATAACACGATGCATGggttcaattttaaaaacacactCTTTGGAAAGCGTGCGAACGTGCGTTACGCTTTCACGTGTGTGCCCGTTACACTAAATGTGTCACCCTTG
Proteins encoded in this window:
- the LOC125765757 gene encoding histone-lysine N-methyltransferase SETD1, with product MNGTVESNTMANTPPVPGASAAGGNMLAQQKAARNFKLLVDPFLHRGTQKIYRYDGVVPGDPTHPPVIPRDPRNPLARIRSRVEPLDIPVPRFKIDQHYVGEPPAVEITITNLNDNIDKPFLSDMLAKCGTFTELYIYYHPVSNKHLGLARIVFEQVRSALMCVEKLNGTSVMGKVLNVFKDPFGEQCKRLLEEKTSEKKPAPPQPPLPPLPPASSNHHSLPNPSASMSDPLGLKTALASRPPYRKAPPEPDHLPEPWEKKGVSSIGEDTELWDADDFSGSAGNSQDSNYYSKEKSTSRSQYGGEWDEDGRSRDAKYYDEKDRKHHHHHHKSDRVRDRDRERDKDRERYRDRDRDRDRDRERDRDRDRDRDRDRDRTRDRHRDRDRTRDRDRDRTRDREYRDREWDPKKRGKSYRDSWYGEADGYPTGSRYESGYDYYSSSYPGSSEYGMYGYPPSESSYGTSSTSSKWAPPQPPPPPPPPPPEENWDSASKPPAPPPPPVNKNSSSSIASKTIMDDGELWDIDAVPTATGTKSVPPLPSASPPAPPEPKPSKVPGANDDDSGSTLDLDTRIALLFKEKTFGGSFLQLSDDEEEDRKPEIGGSVTAEATAIVDTSQLKQEPMDVEDGPISRRPPSPPPPVEPAKPPPPMLPPEEESNELKLPKREPKIECLKEEGASDISSSDDEILANDEESLAVSPKEEMKRLATEKPPLPGSEDSKTGVLQPAAPPLPSEPAPAVPPPPEPTEGGSFSFLYPTNNYYNYAAQPSSAGSVYYPGYPTGFPGAPLFNTYGMPSSTGMYYSSGKQPGPHGTDDGHNAFIDAGGATNLKDRARGTKRNRYEVAIDSVVDRIVAELKQILKKDFNKKMIENTAFKKYEAWWDDEERKNKGDNKRTLHGGEPSSLSSTGALGGTGTVALKIEKPPDINHLLSQTYDNLDSSGGSFVGLGLRATIPKMPSFRRIRKQPSPVPQDEDSRKSDQDDMVQGSDSEKETSSGTTAGPSTATGTSSSSGKGVDAGESSPSIESGNRSRPTAGDSSETAGPSRSAEKRMPSVSSFTSSSEDEDSSASDSDDSLESGSLSEVDTTVAAACAAKRARERRDRENRIYSDSDSDTVDAHPIKQRTGNSFGSRRLKEGGKVGKIYSDSDSDDVRLPVRKEVLPAASTERRRSHSRSRTPPYGGHPVVKSTAQKAKPSAERPPIDYSLLPKLSLQELHEDLSPSSGDEMLLMEEDERPPRTPGRESPSKAKSVAISSSTIGNSDSSQQNHHQSSSYGMLDRIYSDSDEEREYQEKRRRKAECLQQIDKECQEELERMAKEKVARKPVTEKDSRLPVGKPLTLLDNKKASMLSFASGKPSSLEEPVTPNLSQPPPTPGAGLSELRKNPLSSLFASSDSNGGGSGGVADMHLSAREEGPKSEQASPSTSGKKRKSGTAGGKGTVAGKSPKGNSRKGAIKEELNGSEHENALPTSSGPTVPSDSVRSDDFFMAGGGTKGSPASSDGGSSQASQVALDHCYSLPPSASPSSSSPQQQSDSSTANTQTNKYAPSSKNVLAHDHGYTNSNDGVQPTALDLASLPMVTDGTSNAPTVAGDPSATTVTGNPVGSGGTAVMKPPTVQTKQRNDRKRPDRQSLSFTEYDPAMEGIQLERFIPVPKYRPRELANEMGLLFDFLTRGIDTEDIRYIRQSYELLLMDDANSYWLNATHWVDHCSTDRSFEPALLLPPPTKRRKKDKAGGGGSSLADIKLHRTGSARTEGYYKIDPREKAKYKYHHLKGTAAANHLSNLELAKAVTKMQGISREARSNQRRLLNAFGASTESELLKFNQLKFRKKQLKFAKSAIHDWGLFAMEPIAADEMVIEYVGQMVRPSVADLRETKYEAIGIGSSYLFRIDMETIIDATKCGNLARFINHSCNPNCYAKVITIESEKKIVIYSKQPIGVNEEITYDYKFPLEDEKIPCLCGAPGCRGTLN
- the LOC125765845 gene encoding cytochrome b-c1 complex subunit 6, mitochondrial, yielding MAARKWFSSFFPTVKAQEEEDIVDPQTVLREKCAQQGHTSQLWEKYQACNDRVGSRSQTAETCVEELFDYLHELDHCVSKTLFSKLK
- the LOC125765767 gene encoding rabankyrin-5; protein product: MASTSDTVKLEKHLKLLKEEYTKLQKSYAELERKYSQAAAANEDHDLSGEFSSFISRLVMTVATLYGRTTYSDITVKLKEKTMPAHKFVLNARSEEWREEVLMDKNELDWSDMDADVGYALLRWIYTDVVDLQHDSLALELLKTSHRFKLPGLMGLCERALVSSVSVRSCVRFYCVAEEVGAANLLEYCSGLISTHWDDLTPQDFEHMSGALLYKMLKSKTKHPLHAAVRLLREDVVFLCLVENNGSLQEIVNSLSPQGQLPLGLALMGRSTAIAQTLLETGGADINAYTTEGNTLLIDAIKRGDSFTAQFMLEKGCNVDLVTRDTSDTALHLVCTYSERSTDTETHREMLSIGRQLLKQQADPNMQNSKGYTPLHVAIMSQHVEMIDELLTETDAAYVDTNVRTKDEKCALQLALMPPHTDGPPYDLARRLLERGARANVIHPETGDSLLHILAKQQLEDASVFLTEHCNLSHINRSGLTVLHVAASQGLANLARALLEKGAPPNVQSGVTELKTALHYAVEENYTNVVEAFIEYKESNPPATVDFNLKNAFGDSPLSLALSLGYNELVPLLIKGGADVNARNGQDMTLLHQAILKEDSKTAVFLLSQGADMNALTADQESPLQLAIHCRLVDVVDALCSRGVSLSAPDNKGDCPLWSALESEQFEIASVLVRHGVDTDCWGPGPDGCLQTLLHRAIDENKEQAAMFLIKSGCDLDSPRQPGPQGQGGDEAKDKASPLHLCCQWGLRNVLHTLIGHGANVNAVDCDLKTPLHIAIENQHEEIIGILLCHPGIDLKIRDKTGNTPFASALQVRNNKAAQNILERLPNAAEQIDQRGRNFLHLAIMRDDLESVLFLLSIQVDVNSRVHDVNQTPPLHLAAASEKEMLIRNLILAGARLNDRDATQKTALHVAAERGTVGAVSALLQNGADFDAVDGDGNNALHIAVREGHIAVVRELLTESELNAEAVNMKGCNPLHELCRCGKDNTAAAILELFFECMPKYPINSPDLQGNTPLLLAYMRGQAQLCRMLVKNGACLGAENKEGLTIFNFKLATNQLLHRLLDELPQESPWASSELCQECGTKFSITMRKHHCRHCGRNLCSRCSNNDVPIIKFGINKPVRVCSVCFEVLQIGSGGV